The following coding sequences are from one Prochlorococcus marinus CUG1438 window:
- a CDS encoding PRC-barrel domain-containing protein produces MKLPKEILLSELLNYFVKGNNILNYGNGENAWMHPPVHRILGWYSRPSNFDLKRNVWRLNQISQIIDNEIYVKGDPAISDLATLNRFPTLIEANLININGSKIGVIADFLFELKTGKIKYYLVSRSNPKIPGSSRWQLNIENITDQQPGLVFCENNSLNDLSLIKSSIKNEFFQKGKKIINKFDDMKNLASNRLEEWLEENEDLNQNLDFKQKSFYNSDKSSRSLGDKKDDDPWI; encoded by the coding sequence TTGAAACTACCTAAAGAAATTTTATTGAGTGAATTACTTAATTATTTCGTTAAGGGTAACAATATCCTTAATTACGGAAATGGTGAAAATGCTTGGATGCATCCTCCAGTTCATCGTATTTTAGGATGGTACTCTCGGCCTTCAAATTTTGATTTAAAACGAAATGTTTGGAGATTAAATCAAATTAGTCAAATAATTGATAACGAAATTTATGTGAAAGGTGATCCTGCTATTTCTGATTTAGCAACATTAAATAGATTTCCGACTTTAATTGAAGCAAATTTAATAAATATCAATGGCTCAAAAATAGGAGTTATTGCAGATTTTTTATTTGAATTGAAAACGGGTAAAATTAAATATTATTTAGTTTCTCGATCAAATCCTAAAATACCTGGCTCTAGTAGATGGCAACTAAATATTGAAAATATTACCGATCAGCAACCAGGTTTAGTATTTTGTGAAAATAATTCTTTAAATGATTTATCTTTGATAAAATCAAGTATTAAAAATGAATTCTTTCAAAAAGGAAAAAAAATAATTAATAAATTTGATGATATGAAAAATTTAGCTTCAAATAGATTAGAAGAATGGCTTGAAGAAAATGAAGATTTAAACCAAAACTTAGATTTTAAACAAAAAAGTTTTTATAATAGTGACAAATCATCAAGATCTCTAGGTGACAAAAAAGATGATGACCCTTGGATCTAA
- a CDS encoding DNA polymerase III subunit beta — protein sequence MEIICNQNELNNAIQLVSKAVASRPTHPILANILLTADQGTNKISLTGFDLNLGIQTSFDGTVKNSGAITIPSKLLSEIVNKLPNETPVSLDVDENSDNILIKSDRGSFNLKGIPSDDYPNLPFVESGTSLNIDPSSFLKALKSTIFASSSDDSKQLLTGVNFTFKQNYLESASTDGHRLAVSLIGKEENIQSKDNLNSHEDDLSVTIPTRSLREIEKLVTLKSSESSIKLFYDKGQVVFISSNQIITTRTLEGTYPNYSQLIPDTFSKTFNFNTKKLIDALERTAVLADQQSSVVKIKLDNTELASISADAQDIGNANESIPVDYSGEDFEIAFNVRYLLEGLKVINSESVLLKCNLATTPAVLVPEDNLNSFTYLVMPVQVRS from the coding sequence ATGGAGATTATTTGTAATCAAAATGAGTTAAATAATGCTATTCAGTTAGTAAGTAAAGCAGTTGCATCTAGACCAACTCATCCAATTCTTGCAAATATACTTTTAACAGCAGATCAAGGAACAAATAAAATTAGTTTGACAGGTTTTGACCTTAATTTAGGAATTCAAACTTCTTTTGATGGGACTGTAAAAAATAGTGGTGCTATTACAATACCTTCAAAACTTTTATCTGAAATAGTTAATAAGTTACCAAACGAAACACCTGTATCTTTAGATGTAGATGAGAATTCAGATAATATTCTAATAAAAAGTGATAGAGGTTCTTTTAATCTTAAAGGCATACCTTCAGACGATTATCCCAATTTACCATTTGTTGAAAGTGGTACTTCATTAAATATTGACCCTAGTTCTTTTTTAAAAGCTTTGAAATCTACAATTTTTGCAAGTAGTAGCGATGATTCAAAGCAGTTGCTTACTGGAGTCAATTTTACCTTTAAACAAAATTATTTAGAATCTGCTTCTACAGATGGTCATAGATTAGCTGTTTCATTAATTGGAAAAGAAGAAAATATTCAAAGTAAAGACAACTTAAATTCACACGAAGATGATTTATCAGTAACTATTCCTACTAGATCATTAAGGGAAATTGAAAAACTAGTAACTTTAAAAAGCTCAGAAAGTTCAATAAAGCTTTTTTACGATAAGGGTCAAGTAGTATTTATTTCTTCAAATCAAATTATTACAACAAGAACACTAGAGGGTACTTATCCGAATTATTCACAATTAATTCCAGATACTTTTTCTAAAACTTTTAATTTTAATACAAAAAAATTAATTGATGCTTTAGAGAGAACTGCTGTTTTAGCTGATCAGCAAAGTAGTGTTGTAAAAATTAAATTGGATAATACAGAACTAGCTTCAATAAGTGCAGATGCACAAGATATTGGAAATGCAAATGAGTCAATACCTGTTGATTATTCTGGAGAAGATTTTGAAATTGCATTTAATGTCAGATATCTTTTAGAGGGTTTAAAAGTTATTAATTCTGAAAGCGTTCTTTTGAAGTGTAATCTAGCAACTACTCCTGCTGTACTTGTTCCAGAAGATAATCTGAATTCTTTTACTTATTTAGTCATGCCTGTTCAGGTTCGTTCCTAA
- a CDS encoding threonine synthase, whose protein sequence is MGFLNKIKNKLHINYRKKRWPGLIEAYKQYLPVTNKTPIISLNEGNTPLILSESISKLIGNGTKVFLKYDGLNPTGSFKDRGMTMAISKAKEDGREAVICASTGNTSAAAAAYASRGRLKPYVLIPEGFVAQGKLAQALMYGAEIISINGNFDKALEIVRDLSSEHPIELVNSVNPYRIQGQKTAAFEIVDDLGFMPDWLCIPMGNAGNITAYWLGFKEYSKIKRNLKLPLMMGFQSEGSAPLVKNIIVKNPETIATAIRIGNPVNREKAKEVKKESNGDFQSVTDEEIINAYKVLAKEGVFCEPASAASVAGLIKNKNRIQKESTIVCVLTGNGLKDPDCAIKNNDAIFRKNIEPSLKDITKILGY, encoded by the coding sequence ATGGGTTTTTTAAATAAGATTAAAAATAAACTACATATAAATTACAGAAAAAAAAGATGGCCAGGTTTAATCGAAGCTTACAAACAATATCTTCCAGTTACAAATAAAACGCCAATTATTTCCCTAAATGAAGGAAACACTCCTCTAATTCTCAGCGAATCAATTAGCAAATTAATAGGTAATGGAACAAAGGTCTTTTTAAAATATGATGGTTTAAATCCTACAGGATCTTTTAAAGATCGTGGTATGACAATGGCGATTAGCAAAGCAAAAGAAGATGGTCGAGAAGCAGTTATTTGTGCAAGTACTGGAAATACTTCTGCTGCTGCTGCTGCATATGCCTCAAGAGGAAGATTAAAACCATATGTTTTAATCCCTGAAGGGTTCGTTGCTCAAGGAAAGCTTGCGCAAGCTTTAATGTATGGAGCTGAGATAATATCTATTAATGGTAACTTTGATAAAGCTCTAGAAATTGTAAGGGATTTATCTTCTGAACATCCAATAGAACTTGTTAATTCTGTAAATCCTTATCGTATTCAAGGCCAAAAAACAGCCGCTTTTGAAATTGTAGATGACTTGGGTTTTATGCCTGACTGGCTTTGTATTCCAATGGGTAATGCAGGAAACATAACTGCATATTGGTTAGGATTTAAAGAATATTCAAAAATAAAAAGAAATTTAAAATTACCATTGATGATGGGTTTTCAATCTGAAGGGTCTGCCCCGTTAGTAAAAAATATAATAGTTAAGAATCCAGAAACAATAGCAACTGCTATAAGAATTGGGAATCCTGTAAATAGAGAAAAAGCGAAAGAGGTAAAAAAAGAAAGTAACGGAGATTTTCAGTCAGTAACAGATGAAGAGATCATTAATGCTTATAAAGTTTTGGCGAAAGAGGGGGTTTTTTGTGAACCAGCAAGTGCTGCATCAGTTGCTGGACTAATTAAAAATAAAAATAGAATTCAAAAAGAGTCAACAATTGTTTGTGTACTTACAGGAAATGGATTAAAAGACCCTGATTGCGCTATTAAAAACAACGATGCTATTTTTAGAAAAAATATTGAACCTTCGTTAAAAGATATAACAAAAATCTTAGGATATTAA